The Verrucomicrobium spinosum DSM 4136 = JCM 18804 genome includes a region encoding these proteins:
- a CDS encoding GldG family protein codes for MSDTPPANPSGTTPPQPPAARPLHRLGIGLNVAFQTLLVIALFATANYLSYRHYVRKDLSPSRDYTLSDTTVGYIRKLSKDVEITLIFNRDSVIMQDMRALAEEYRQVKKSRVRVDEIDPARDLEDAEKLKLSYGIALTGNGVLVRANDRIRFITENEIIIRGLNGDRDNPSVDLRGEDAITSAIMGLIEGRVRRFYFIAGKGAVSPGGTELAYIALADLGKQQNFEVMPLNLTDVESVPEDASGVILVGARYDLSERETQVLDAYWQTKRAALLVLLDPNGETPRLRSFLTKQGVTPRQDRVLYAESTSTGPKVQFSVQTVFLQDSPISKPFTEVSSSFSGQTQSLDLKTESAELTSRQIQVQPLIDAAERFWGETEYTQQLPVVDREDTRPPVHLAASVERGAVGDERLRVDSARMVVIGNALLLDPATRLASHQDFISSGLNWMLNRERFMGITPKRKQMFRLELKQDQRQQIFWVTAILMPGAVLGMGFLVWTFRRA; via the coding sequence ATGTCGGACACCCCGCCCGCCAATCCCTCTGGCACCACCCCGCCCCAACCGCCCGCCGCCCGTCCCCTTCATCGGTTGGGAATCGGCCTCAATGTGGCCTTCCAGACCTTGCTGGTGATTGCCCTGTTTGCCACGGCGAACTACTTGAGCTATCGCCACTACGTCCGGAAGGACCTGAGCCCCAGCAGAGACTACACTCTGAGCGACACCACGGTCGGCTACATCAGGAAGCTCTCCAAAGATGTGGAGATCACGCTGATCTTCAATCGTGACTCCGTGATCATGCAGGACATGCGGGCTCTCGCTGAGGAGTACCGGCAGGTCAAAAAGTCCCGGGTGCGCGTGGACGAGATCGACCCCGCCCGGGATCTGGAAGATGCGGAAAAACTGAAGCTTTCCTATGGCATCGCCCTCACCGGGAATGGCGTGCTGGTGCGAGCCAATGACCGCATCCGCTTCATCACGGAGAATGAAATCATCATCCGGGGTCTGAACGGAGACCGCGACAACCCGAGCGTGGACCTCCGGGGGGAGGATGCCATCACCTCCGCCATCATGGGCCTCATTGAGGGCCGGGTCCGGCGCTTCTACTTCATCGCAGGCAAAGGTGCCGTCAGTCCCGGCGGCACGGAGCTTGCCTACATCGCCCTCGCGGATCTGGGGAAGCAGCAGAACTTTGAGGTCATGCCGCTGAACCTCACCGACGTGGAGTCGGTCCCCGAGGATGCCAGTGGCGTGATTCTGGTGGGCGCACGCTACGATCTGAGTGAGCGTGAAACGCAGGTGCTGGATGCCTACTGGCAGACCAAGCGTGCCGCCCTGCTCGTGCTGCTGGATCCTAATGGTGAGACTCCCCGCCTTCGCAGCTTCCTGACCAAGCAGGGGGTGACCCCGCGCCAGGACCGTGTGCTCTACGCGGAAAGCACCAGTACCGGCCCCAAGGTGCAGTTCTCCGTACAAACGGTCTTCCTGCAGGATTCTCCCATCAGCAAGCCCTTCACCGAGGTCTCCTCCAGCTTCAGCGGGCAGACACAGTCGCTGGATCTGAAAACCGAGTCCGCCGAACTGACCAGCCGCCAGATCCAGGTGCAACCTTTGATTGACGCGGCCGAGCGCTTCTGGGGTGAGACCGAATACACCCAGCAGCTTCCTGTGGTGGACCGTGAAGACACCCGCCCCCCCGTGCATCTGGCTGCCAGTGTGGAGCGCGGCGCCGTGGGCGATGAACGTCTGCGTGTGGACAGCGCCCGCATGGTGGTGATCGGCAACGCCCTCCTCCTTGATCCCGCCACGCGCCTCGCCTCCCACCAGGACTTTATTTCCTCCGGCCTCAACTGGATGCTGAATCGCGAGCGGTTCATGGGCATTACCCCGAAACGAAAGCAGATGTTCCGGCTCGAACTCAAGCAGGACCAGCGCCAGCAGATCTTCTGGGTGACGGCCATCCTCATGCCCGGTGCTGTGCTCGGCATGGGCTTCCTAGTCTGGACCTTCCGCCGGGCGTGA
- a CDS encoding ABC transporter permease — translation MRTFFILLTRELRSFFYSPVAYVVIALVMIINGFSFRAAVAILERGPQQGSLVSWTFHSQWFWLSYFFIFPLLTMRLFAEERKLGTFETLFTAPVRTWQVVWSKYLASVVLYCLIWVPSLANFFIFESMTAGATEIPHGSLYGIYLLIFVMGLFNLAAGCFASALTSNQIVAAVLSFTISLMHYLLGVFVLYLGRRIPEQFVELVHYIATVEHIRVFTYGLLDSRPIAYYVSLAFIFIVGTHQVLEFRRWRV, via the coding sequence ATGCGCACCTTCTTCATCCTGCTGACCCGGGAACTCCGCAGCTTTTTCTACTCCCCTGTCGCCTATGTCGTCATAGCTCTGGTGATGATCATCAACGGCTTCTCCTTTCGCGCCGCCGTGGCCATCCTTGAGCGCGGCCCGCAGCAGGGCAGCCTGGTGAGCTGGACGTTCCACTCCCAGTGGTTCTGGCTCTCCTACTTCTTCATCTTTCCTCTCCTGACCATGCGCCTCTTTGCAGAAGAGCGGAAGCTGGGGACCTTTGAAACGCTGTTCACAGCCCCGGTGCGCACGTGGCAGGTCGTGTGGTCCAAGTACCTTGCCTCCGTGGTTCTCTACTGCCTGATCTGGGTACCCAGCCTGGCCAATTTCTTCATCTTTGAGAGCATGACCGCCGGGGCCACAGAGATCCCGCACGGCAGTCTCTACGGGATCTACCTGCTTATCTTCGTGATGGGACTCTTCAACCTGGCGGCAGGGTGTTTTGCCTCCGCCCTTACCTCGAACCAGATCGTGGCGGCGGTGCTCTCCTTCACCATCAGTCTCATGCACTACCTGCTCGGGGTATTTGTCCTGTACCTGGGCCGCCGTATTCCGGAGCAGTTTGTGGAGCTGGTTCACTACATTGCCACCGTCGAGCACATCCGCGTCTTCACCTACGGCCTGCTCGATTCCCGGCCCATTGCCTACTACGTCAGCCTGGCATTCATCTTCATCGTCGGCACCCATCAGGTGCTGGAATTCCGCCGCTGGCGGGTGTGA
- a CDS encoding 3D domain-containing protein — protein MMKSSLLTLAALCAGSPACIGTTNTTASPTQRVQRIHNVRTTAYTHTESDHIVHGTKTAAGGNLKYGSVRSAAADWSVYPVGTKFQIEGDPCVYEVDDYGSALVGTGTIDIYKPSKAAMDQWGVRKVNIKVIEWGSFLKSLAIMKPRATKASHIRKMIQKIEGGPPNV, from the coding sequence ATGATGAAATCCAGCCTCCTCACTTTGGCCGCGCTTTGCGCGGGTTCCCCCGCCTGCATTGGCACGACAAACACGACAGCCTCGCCGACACAGCGGGTTCAGCGCATCCACAATGTGAGAACCACCGCTTACACCCACACCGAGAGCGACCACATCGTGCACGGCACCAAAACTGCCGCGGGCGGAAACCTGAAATACGGGAGTGTTCGCAGCGCCGCTGCGGACTGGTCAGTGTATCCCGTGGGCACAAAGTTCCAAATTGAGGGCGACCCTTGCGTCTATGAGGTAGATGATTACGGCTCCGCGCTTGTGGGCACGGGGACGATTGACATCTACAAGCCTTCCAAGGCTGCCATGGATCAGTGGGGGGTACGTAAAGTAAACATCAAAGTGATTGAGTGGGGCTCTTTCCTGAAGAGCCTCGCTATCATGAAGCCACGCGCTACGAAGGCGTCCCACATCCGGAAAATGATTCAGAAGATCGAGGGCGGACCGCCCAACGTCTGA
- a CDS encoding DUF1549 domain-containing protein: MKTFRLVSLACCVLTSATLLAADNAPRVWTDNQGRKVEATFIKLENGAVYIQTAAGVIFNLPLDRLSLEDQELAKSLKPSATLMGQLPALADSATVAQASARIDQLVEMGWQRENLKRSQPASGKSADGEPKAVLPPITGNPAASDEQFVRRAYLDIVGRIPSYEETVTFTRSGDADKRAKLINKLLDSEGYVSHMYNYFAEMLRIKDDFERNLVRGTAYSQWVKQNLRENAPWDQMAYQMLTATGKMWSNGAAGYMLRDAGMPLDNLSYTLQLFLGTDVACAQCHDHPFADWTQRQFYEMAAFFGNTATEMGAGDFPGGDPGERLLKEAMALMKSKGVDGEQYRGLLGDVINANKFAVVDRTENRLTLPGDYKYKDGSPGEKVSPKLIMWSAEDAKNPAYLLASTISANKGAKSREVFARWATHPSNPRFAMTMANRLWSRAFGKALTPSVLHVDNPDEAYNPELIRHLAAEMVRLKFNLKEFQRIVFNTRTYQREATTVELPMGAPYFFQGPVLRRMTAEQAWDSYMTLLLGNPDSVKNPDADLYGRSMDVNLATVNAQTLLQKVSVMNSLGARNEARMGATLTDAGSKNMDPTKVIVFGNMKLMRASELEQPAPPGHFLREFGQSERFTIDGGSKDGSSPQVLMMMNGAAQKMLTSKDSLIARNMEKVKNPPDKVEVVFLSILNRHPNFREKDIARKAFAAEGEAAYGNIIWSLINGREFSFVQ, encoded by the coding sequence ATGAAGACGTTCCGCCTCGTTTCTCTCGCGTGTTGTGTTCTGACGTCGGCCACCCTCCTTGCAGCGGACAATGCGCCGCGGGTCTGGACGGACAATCAGGGCCGGAAAGTGGAAGCCACCTTCATCAAACTGGAAAACGGCGCGGTGTACATCCAGACGGCGGCAGGCGTGATCTTCAACCTCCCCCTGGACCGGCTTTCCCTGGAAGATCAAGAACTGGCGAAGTCGTTGAAACCTTCGGCCACCTTGATGGGTCAACTCCCCGCCCTGGCCGACTCTGCCACGGTGGCCCAGGCTTCCGCACGCATAGACCAGCTTGTGGAGATGGGCTGGCAGAGAGAGAACCTGAAACGCAGCCAGCCAGCCTCTGGGAAATCTGCTGATGGAGAGCCCAAGGCCGTCCTGCCCCCCATCACAGGCAACCCAGCCGCCTCCGACGAGCAGTTCGTCCGCCGTGCTTATCTGGACATTGTGGGGCGGATTCCCAGCTACGAAGAGACAGTTACCTTCACCCGCAGCGGTGACGCTGACAAGCGCGCCAAGCTGATCAACAAGCTCCTCGACTCCGAGGGTTACGTCAGCCACATGTATAACTACTTTGCCGAGATGCTGCGGATCAAAGACGACTTTGAGCGCAACCTCGTCCGCGGCACGGCCTACAGCCAGTGGGTAAAGCAGAACCTGAGGGAAAACGCCCCCTGGGACCAGATGGCGTACCAGATGCTCACCGCCACCGGGAAGATGTGGAGCAACGGAGCGGCGGGATACATGCTGCGTGATGCCGGCATGCCGCTGGACAACCTCTCCTACACCCTGCAGTTGTTTCTCGGCACCGACGTGGCGTGCGCGCAGTGCCACGACCACCCGTTTGCCGACTGGACTCAGCGCCAGTTCTATGAAATGGCCGCCTTCTTCGGCAATACCGCCACCGAGATGGGTGCCGGCGACTTCCCAGGCGGAGATCCTGGAGAACGCCTCCTCAAAGAGGCCATGGCGCTGATGAAAAGCAAGGGGGTGGATGGCGAGCAGTATCGCGGCCTGCTGGGTGATGTGATCAATGCCAACAAGTTTGCCGTGGTGGATCGAACCGAAAACCGCCTAACCCTGCCCGGAGACTACAAATACAAAGACGGCAGCCCAGGAGAAAAGGTCTCGCCCAAACTCATCATGTGGAGTGCGGAAGACGCCAAAAATCCTGCCTATCTGCTGGCCTCCACGATCTCGGCCAACAAGGGTGCCAAGTCGCGCGAAGTCTTTGCCCGTTGGGCCACGCACCCTTCCAATCCCCGCTTTGCCATGACCATGGCCAATCGCCTCTGGAGCCGGGCCTTTGGAAAGGCGCTGACACCCTCTGTGTTGCACGTGGACAACCCCGATGAAGCTTACAATCCAGAGCTGATCAGACACCTGGCTGCCGAGATGGTCCGGCTGAAGTTCAACCTCAAGGAGTTCCAGCGCATCGTTTTCAATACCCGCACTTATCAACGTGAGGCAACGACGGTCGAACTGCCCATGGGCGCACCTTACTTCTTTCAAGGCCCCGTATTGCGGCGCATGACCGCGGAACAGGCGTGGGACTCCTACATGACGCTGCTTCTCGGCAATCCCGATAGCGTGAAGAATCCGGATGCTGACCTTTACGGTCGCTCGATGGATGTGAACCTGGCGACGGTAAATGCCCAGACGCTGCTCCAAAAGGTGAGCGTGATGAACTCCCTGGGAGCCCGCAACGAGGCCCGTATGGGTGCCACCCTCACCGACGCAGGCAGCAAGAACATGGATCCCACCAAGGTGATCGTGTTCGGCAACATGAAGCTCATGCGAGCTTCTGAGCTGGAACAGCCCGCTCCTCCCGGGCACTTCCTGCGAGAGTTTGGTCAGTCCGAGCGGTTCACCATCGACGGCGGGTCCAAGGACGGCAGTTCCCCGCAGGTGCTCATGATGATGAACGGTGCCGCCCAGAAAATGCTGACCAGCAAGGACTCCCTGATTGCCCGCAACATGGAGAAGGTGAAAAACCCGCCCGACAAGGTGGAGGTCGTATTCCTCAGCATTCTGAACCGGCATCCCAACTTCCGGGAGAAGGACATCGCCCGAAAAGCATTCGCCGCCGAAGGTGAAGCCGCCTACGGGAACATCATCTGGTCACTCATCAACGGCCGCGAGTTCAGCTTTGTGCAGTAG
- a CDS encoding DUF4340 domain-containing protein, producing the protein MKLSTTLVLLLLVGGLIAYIAGYERHLPSTTERLARVNRPFAFAPADAVDISITTKDGTLKLQRKGDSWQAQAPYQDRANPEWVAQLLNSLNGLEWRETVSRKDMSKEDYKRTGLGNPAALEVSVLGEGGKELARCRFGGKAPYEESFYAAQPGEKPDKKGDELLHVTKSTLPALLSKNAEDWRDIKLVRLQPDTIHRFVLSAGTGAIEFTREKGKPWQLIKPIQTAASDERVNAILAAVLNMDVKLNTASDGEAKTANPALPLMKVTLEADGQPGPVVLTLHPVDAGQEVPAEVTNRPGRFLAPPKLTDFWRLQPNHLRDQQLARIPVEGVIGVRLRSLAQPEVVLNRESGAWSLKRFGKQEPGNQERIQALLDGLNGTQVRAFVTDNVTANLGPYGLDQPFLEIEWITKESSRVLQFGQGEQGVISAKYRGEPTIVQVSPFMLSISPPETLKWRSGRVLSANMFAVQRVVVAEGTSPALTLNYASLNASWSGTLAGQDITARINSAAANQLLNRLVNFDAVEWSTNRTAAIEALKNPTLTVQLLLTDLEKPGGEPRPVLLTFAPAASVPGQKPTLYHGRMNDEPDTFIVDRATYEALTAPMLKVDGEQ; encoded by the coding sequence ATGAAGCTTTCCACCACCCTCGTTCTGCTGCTCCTCGTGGGGGGGCTGATCGCCTACATCGCCGGGTACGAGCGCCATCTCCCCTCCACCACGGAACGGCTGGCCCGTGTGAACCGTCCCTTTGCCTTTGCTCCGGCAGACGCGGTGGACATCTCCATCACCACGAAGGATGGAACGCTGAAGCTACAGCGCAAGGGAGACAGTTGGCAGGCACAGGCCCCTTATCAGGATCGCGCCAATCCAGAATGGGTGGCCCAGCTTCTGAATTCGCTCAACGGCCTCGAATGGCGGGAGACCGTTTCCCGCAAGGACATGAGCAAGGAAGACTACAAGCGCACCGGCCTCGGCAATCCCGCAGCTCTTGAGGTGTCCGTATTGGGGGAAGGAGGCAAGGAACTCGCCCGCTGTCGGTTTGGCGGGAAGGCACCCTACGAAGAGTCGTTCTATGCCGCCCAGCCTGGCGAGAAACCAGACAAGAAGGGTGACGAACTGCTCCATGTCACCAAGTCAACGCTCCCCGCCCTGCTGTCCAAAAACGCAGAGGATTGGCGCGACATCAAGCTTGTCCGCTTGCAGCCTGACACCATCCATCGGTTCGTGCTGAGTGCAGGTACGGGGGCCATCGAGTTCACCCGCGAGAAAGGCAAACCCTGGCAACTGATCAAGCCGATACAGACAGCCGCCAGCGATGAACGCGTGAACGCGATCCTCGCCGCAGTCCTCAATATGGACGTCAAGCTGAATACCGCGTCGGATGGTGAGGCGAAGACGGCCAATCCGGCCCTGCCCCTCATGAAAGTCACTTTGGAAGCTGACGGTCAACCCGGCCCAGTGGTGCTCACCCTTCATCCCGTGGATGCCGGCCAAGAAGTACCCGCAGAGGTCACCAACCGCCCCGGCCGTTTCCTGGCTCCCCCCAAACTAACCGACTTCTGGCGGCTTCAGCCCAACCATCTGCGGGATCAACAGCTCGCCCGGATTCCCGTGGAAGGCGTCATCGGCGTGCGACTGCGCAGCCTGGCCCAACCTGAGGTGGTGCTGAATCGGGAATCGGGAGCCTGGAGTCTCAAGCGTTTCGGCAAACAGGAACCCGGAAATCAGGAGCGCATTCAGGCGCTGCTGGACGGTCTGAATGGCACCCAGGTGCGCGCATTTGTGACAGACAACGTCACCGCCAATCTAGGGCCCTACGGCCTCGATCAGCCTTTCCTGGAAATCGAATGGATCACCAAGGAGAGCTCCCGCGTGCTTCAGTTCGGACAGGGCGAACAAGGAGTGATCAGCGCCAAGTACCGGGGTGAGCCCACCATCGTTCAGGTGAGCCCGTTCATGCTGAGCATCTCCCCGCCTGAAACGCTGAAATGGCGCAGCGGCCGGGTACTCAGTGCCAACATGTTTGCCGTACAGCGGGTGGTGGTGGCGGAGGGCACCTCGCCGGCTCTCACGCTCAACTACGCATCGCTCAATGCCAGTTGGAGCGGCACACTGGCGGGACAAGACATCACCGCCAGGATCAACTCCGCTGCCGCAAATCAGCTCCTGAACCGGCTCGTCAACTTTGACGCCGTGGAGTGGAGCACCAACCGCACCGCCGCCATCGAGGCCTTGAAGAACCCCACGCTGACCGTTCAGCTTTTGCTGACGGATTTGGAAAAGCCGGGGGGCGAACCCCGCCCGGTCCTGCTCACCTTTGCCCCTGCGGCCTCAGTTCCCGGTCAAAAGCCCACCCTCTATCACGGCCGCATGAACGACGAACCGGACACCTTCATTGTGGATCGCGCCACGTATGAGGCATTGACCGCCCCCATGCTCAAGGTGGACGGCGAACAGTAG
- a CDS encoding ABC transporter ATP-binding protein, whose amino-acid sequence MIDVQNLTKTYVGKTAVDGLSFKVEPGEVVGFLGPNGAGKSTTMRILTGFLSPTSGTARVNGFDVFHQSIDARRSLGYMPENAPLYMDMRVKEYLQFRGAIKGLGGSLLRKRVGEVMDACALTEVRRKIIANLSKGFRQRVALADALVGKPPLLILDEPTNGLDPNQIRHVRELLLAFKGRQTILLSTHILSQVEQTCDRVLLLHQGKLRADDTPQNLVRKLRAASDLHLEVSGGTGYEEHLGKVTGVRKITAERQEGNWSHFTLRIEARTDIREAIFDLALKNRWQIRELRRELPSLEDVFVELTHV is encoded by the coding sequence ATGATTGATGTCCAAAACCTCACCAAGACCTATGTGGGCAAGACCGCCGTGGATGGTCTTTCCTTCAAGGTGGAACCCGGCGAGGTGGTCGGCTTTCTCGGCCCCAACGGGGCAGGCAAAAGCACCACCATGCGTATTTTGACCGGGTTCCTCTCCCCCACGTCTGGGACGGCGAGAGTAAACGGTTTTGATGTCTTCCACCAGTCGATCGACGCCCGGCGCAGCCTGGGCTACATGCCGGAGAATGCCCCCCTCTACATGGACATGCGGGTCAAAGAATACCTGCAGTTCCGCGGAGCGATCAAAGGCCTGGGAGGAAGTCTCCTGCGCAAACGGGTGGGCGAGGTGATGGATGCCTGTGCCCTGACGGAGGTTCGGCGCAAGATCATCGCCAATCTCTCCAAAGGTTTCCGCCAGCGGGTGGCGCTTGCCGATGCCCTCGTGGGCAAGCCCCCTCTCCTCATTCTGGACGAGCCCACCAACGGTCTCGACCCCAACCAGATCCGCCACGTTCGCGAGTTGTTGCTGGCCTTCAAAGGCCGCCAGACCATTCTCCTCTCCACCCACATCCTCAGCCAGGTGGAACAGACCTGCGACCGCGTCCTCCTTCTTCATCAGGGCAAACTTCGCGCCGATGACACCCCTCAGAATCTGGTGCGCAAACTGCGTGCAGCCAGTGACCTGCATTTGGAAGTTTCCGGCGGCACAGGCTACGAGGAGCACCTTGGCAAGGTGACAGGCGTGCGCAAAATCACCGCAGAGAGACAGGAGGGCAACTGGAGCCACTTCACCCTCCGCATCGAAGCCCGCACCGACATCCGGGAGGCGATCTTTGACCTCGCGCTCAAGAACCGATGGCAGATCCGGGAACTCAGACGTGAGCTACCCAGCCTGGAAGACGTCTTTGTTGAGCTGACCCACGTCTGA